The genomic interval ccaaccgttaaattcggaaaactatcagtgatggtgtgggggtgtatttcgagcaagggtgtaggagatttgaccttcattgagaataccatggatgctagacaatatctgagcattttacagacacatctcgtcagtagtgcacagaaatttggattctatgaggacaataagccaatttttaaattttaccaggacaatgacccgaagcataaagctcatatggtaagagtttggctgttgtacaactgtggaaaggtgttagacactccaccacaaagtccagatatgaatccaatagaaaatgtgtggtcatatttgaaaaaaaaagtcgcaaagcggagtccaaaatcaaaaactgatttaaaagctgctgtactggaagaatggcagaagattccagaaacatacatacaaaaccttattgtttcaatgaaacggcgattgcaggctgtatgtgacgctaatggcagccacacaaagtattaaaaaaaaatattcctgtttttttaacattgttatttagtaataaagtttcgtgtaaaaacactttattgacagcataaaatttgaatgtttttagttttttaattttataaaatgtttgggtaatgttatttaacaattctttttgccattaagttctaggaaaaatatagaatcgaaataaattagaattgaaaaaaaattctcacttttaggtacatttattttcaactaaacccaaaaaattagtttttttttgttagtaaaaacactttattgacatactgtatgtataaatattcatCGATCGCTGTGACACACATTCGCCTGGTGAACTACTTAATTGATTATGAGTGGAAAAAGAAACACATAAACTTGGTTCACTCGAATCTAATGCGCTGGCGGTGGCCCCAGCTTTATTCATATTCAAAATAGTTGGCCGCGCCAACGTTCTTCCAAAAGAAACAGTTCCGATTTGATGTCAACTAGCGGTAAACCGAATGGTTTCTATTGGGAACGTGCTGCGAGCTGCGTTCCTCTGCTCATCAGATCTATACTCCACGCCAGACTAGTTGTCAAAGTTGTACACAATGCGCCATTCATTTGTTTATCATCTGtccccaaaaacaaaatgttcccTTCTCTTCCAGCaggatgttgttgctggctaGTTGCCAATTCATGGCCTCCATCAATACACACACTTGTGCTCATAAGCAGGAACTATGTTTGTGTGCCTGTTTGTGACtttacatatacagatacattcccacacacacacgcacacataaacacacccCTCCATAGACTTGCTAAATTTTGTGGCTCTTTTACGTTAATCAGCAAAACTTTCACAAAACTTTTCAATGCTAGTCGCACATGCAAGAGAACCACTTAAAAAATCGCAAAGCATTAGAatgctatttttatttaattccaaGGAATTTGAGCACCTTTTAGTATATgtaattgcaaatatatatgtatttgtgtgtgcattaaaatattaCATTGAATTAAAATCCTCTGAAAGTTtcaagcaaaaaaatattaaatttatttttttttattatgatcATCACTACGATTAATACCTTAATGagcattattaataattttttttttcattgctgtcattaatttatttgtaataaACTAAATGACAGATAAAGCGACTTAGTTAATAGAAAATAGCCAAAACTTGTAATAGGTTTGAgtgaaattttgaataaatattattatagaaTATAGTCaactatttgcatatttacatttaagtaGTACTGTCTACTTGATATCATCTAATATATACCTCAGTACTAGACAGTTATGCGAACATATTCGCTTAGATGACTAATCTATTGATGACTGCATAAGATCTTAAAAATGTTGACAGCTTTAATTTATGATTTTGTGTAAGAAAGTTATGTTTATTGGAGTGCCATATTTCTGTTCGCCGATCAATAAAAATACCATTATAATAGGCGCATAGGGAAAGGAACAAAGGCACTTTGCTGTATAGAACTTTCTTGTAATACTCAAATTAAATAGACCCATTCATTcactcattcattcattcatattGATATCTTaatgtattaaattttcaCAGATCAATGCGTAGCAGCCGCCTCGACGATCCCAGAGGATCGCATCGCACGCGTTCCATCATCATGTATGGACGTAGTGAGCTGGCCAGCACCTCGGGCGATAAGCCGAGATCGCTCAGCAGCTTTCTGCAGGAGACAAGCGAATCGGCCAAGGTGCTGGCCGAGGCGGCCAAGAACGATGTGCAGCGCATTAGCAACAGCGTGCAGGCACAAATCGAGCAGCTCTTCACGGACGTGGCCAAGGATGCAACGAATAGCTTCGATGTCACGTGCTTGGGCTGCCTGCCGTTAAAGGATAAGGTGACCAGTCTGCAGGGTCTGCAGGAGCCACTGCGTCAGCTTTACCTGGCTGAGGTTACGAAGAAGGTCAGTGAGAGGTCtataaatcataattttaGCAATTACCTTTATTTAATTGATCTTTGTAGAAGTTAAAATCAGGGTCTTTGGATATTTGTGCAACCGGATTGCGCATTAAGATCAGCGGCATGTCCAGCACGAGCAGCGAGGATAGCGATGCCAATATTACACCATTCCATAATATTGCCGTATGGTCTGCGGTAAAGTTTGTCATCTCCGAGACGGATGGAGGCGCCGCCTTTCTACCGCTCATTACCGATCCCGATAACATTGACAAGACTGCACTATTCCAGCCGCTAAGGTGAGCAGAAGCCCAATCATAGACACCCTTCTATAATCTTCCGGAGGGTATTAGAAATTTGTCGCATAGACAAAGACATCTTCGAACCTATCAagtgtatatgtacatatattcttgatcagcctCAAAAATTGACAACATCTTGCCATGAACTACTGTCCTTCTAAAGGAAGTTGTTGGCACACAAGATGTTCTTTTTAGTTCCTCTTAACTGAAGACACTCTTAACTATCTGTTTGCAGCGCCAATGAGCAGTTGGCTGTGGAGCAAAGCGAGCACATGCATGCGCCCATATTTGCGGTGGTTATGCGCTCGGCCAATGCGCCAAAGATTCTGGAATGCCACGGATTCATTTGCAAGAGCACCGAGGATGCAATTGTCATCGCGGCCACGCTCTATCAGAGTCTCATGGCGCATGTGAGCACCAATTCGCACCGGAGCACCAAGCGACGCACGCCGCGGCAGCAAAATGGCGTTAGCTGCATCAGCATTGCCAGCAGCTCGGCAATGACCAGCTCGAACTATTTGTCAAGATCGCAGATTGCGCCCAGCGCTTGTGGCCGTCGGAGCTCCtttcgcagcagcagcggcagcttggCGGGCATGAGTCCCAAACAAATGGGCGTGGCGGGCTCGACGCCCTCACGATCGGCACGCAAGAAGCGCGTCTCGAGCAGCTCGCTCAGCTCCAACAGCAACGTGATCAACGAGGCAGCCGAGATTGAGACCTCAACGGAGGAGCGCAAACGCAAATCGCACAAGACAAAGCGTGCGCCGCCAGTGCCGGCTCCAAATGTGGGCGGCTACAAAAGCAGTTCgggccgcagcaacagcattgTGTGCACCAACGGACATGTGAATCGCCTGAACCACCAGCATGCACACCCAAAGCAACCCACAACGCCTACACCAAATGGCAATGCAAGTGGCCGCAAATTGAGCGACCTGGTGGGTGCTGGCGTTGCGGCAGCCGCCGGCGATGGGGACATACTGACGCGTGTGGCCATACCCAGATCGGGCAGTTTTCTGAACACCGGCGGCCTGACCAGGTACAAGTCGAGAGCGGCGCGTCGCACCAATTCGGGCAAACTGGGCGGTGGCGGAGGGTGAGTATTTATACTAACCAGCGGGGCCAGCGGCAGCTGTGCAACCAAAGCAACAACTGGCGCTGGCCTGTGGCTTGGCCTAACATAGTTAGCATCCTTGGTGAAAAGGTTTGGTTTGGTTGATTGGCATCGTTTGAATTGTGCTTCTAGTTCCCCACTTGGTTTCAGCGAACTGTTCAATGAATTTCGACTGCACGAGAATCTGCACTCGCTAGAC from Drosophila virilis strain 15010-1051.87 chromosome 2, Dvir_AGI_RSII-ME, whole genome shotgun sequence carries:
- the LOC6630430 gene encoding uncharacterized protein isoform X6, encoding MTIRSMRSSRLDDPRGSHRTRSIIMYGRSELASTSGDKPRSLSSFLQETSESAKVLAEAAKNDVQRISNSVQAQIEQLFTDVAKDATNSFDVTCLGCLPLKDKVTSLQGLQEPLRQLYLAEVTKKKLKSGSLDICATGLRIKISGMSSTSSEDSDANITPFHNIAVWSAVKFVISETDGGAAFLPLITDPDNIDKTALFQPLSANEQLAVEQSEHMHAPIFAVVMRSANAPKILECHGFICKSTEDAIVIAATLYQSLMAHVSTNSHRSTKRRTPRQQNGVSCISIASSSAMTSSNYLSRSQIAPSACGRRSSFRSSSGSLAGMSPKQMGVAGSTPSRSARKKRVSSSSLSSNSNVINEAAEIETSTEERKRKSHKTKRAPPVPAPNVGGYKSSSGRSNSIVCTNGHVNRLNHQHAHPKQPTTPTPNGNASGRKLSDLVGAGVAAAAGDGDILTRVAIPRSGSFLNTGGLTRYKSRAARRTNSGKLGGGGGFGLVDWHRLNCASSSPLGFSELFNEFRLHENLHSLDDILYAIIDADGMSFNDLKPIYKEFLLKLAVTLTQDELFQRSKNIMRRQKKKKQKRKTSINGSQKKPKSIFFGTKSLKKVFQLGQFRACRGKLAKPARAKEPQAPNEDSNKLRLTPPIIIGPPTSQSHAQQQHQRNRAATSGSDVSVVRNEHALQGLNRNSSSGYVSCSECSYDSESCTCASADRCYCSLRTEHLNHKLRQKNERNMAMGNARKPAAGNRHSLISCKSDEKCYCSMVEEEPNSTLEHDSANAHSDTTTWCDSDSCISASKCYCKRTHRRQRANAAAAAAAAAATVSEDSLNQQHKSRSSTRKPKSAEKLGLDYELFTIGGNSKPVQPHEALSVKKSVEAAAVFADMKLSQTTDIKSLCPPLNSQKSSIVRAGNGSCHSKASTRRSLYRSRESFSTDRLGHGNGNGSVIPLSMPLHMTSSVASHKSCSADDLLINIKALESAASIRSNVSRSRMASYQSMRVVSASLEDSLGYLP